In Triticum urartu cultivar G1812 chromosome 6, Tu2.1, whole genome shotgun sequence, the following proteins share a genomic window:
- the LOC125516032 gene encoding putative F-box/FBD/LRR-repeat protein At3g49480 gives MDAAGGGGEEVFVNYAQIEEYFNNMALEGLSAQERMDGIVSQIISLLPAPFVPAPDDDDSDDDHFSLTSSDSEDTAADAAAADRPAVQDGDGQDHISRLPDDLLSNIISRLPTKEAARTTVLSTRWRCVWAATPLLVDDAHLRAADGPRHFHAVRAVSRCVAAHPGPVRAVRFTRTSFYRQEYALERLIASLAAKKIQDLILFNRPWPLDMPLPDSILGCASLTRLYIGVWRWRFPDTTALRPAFPNLEELGLFHSIIEDREVDALLAHCPKLKILSFAIAYISSSILRIKSSSLRAVMEWGCSFDEIIVEDAPCLERLLLQSIFDRRPVKIAHAPRLEVLGYLDLQLHALEIGGVVIRAGMNVRASAMLPSLKILAVKVRLSHNMEVKMLHTLLRCFPRLETLHIMSIQSTSPDGVHSAEFWESQSSCDCLESHLKTLVLHGFQGLNCELLFLGYILKNGKVLKTLGMVCRDSDDVVSEAGRMSCSVGEGDAPSGGSSGSDDVVVEGGPVSGSAGEGNVSSGGSTGSHDVVMEGGPVSGSVSEGDAPSGGGTGSDVIYVCPASPSWSFQNAIDLSVEDPFCVLRRARAWRASRAEA, from the exons ATGGACGCCGCCGGAGGGGGAGGAGAAGAAGTGTTTGTCAACTACGCCCAAATCGAGGAGTACTTCAACAATATGGCACTGGAGGGTCTGTCCGCGCAGGAGCGCATGGATGGCATCGTCTCCcaaatcatctccctcctccccgcgcccTTCGTCCCCGCGCCCGACGACGACGACTCCGACGACGACCACTTCTCCCTCACCTCCTCCGACTCCGAGGAcaccgccgccgacgccgccgccgccgaccggcCCGCCGTGCAGGATGGCGACGGCCAGGACCACATCAGCCGCCTCCCGGACGACCTGCTCTCCAACATCATCTCCCGCCTCCCTACCAAGGAAGCCGCGCGCACCACGGTGCTCTCCACCCGCTGGCGCTGCGTGTGGGCGGCGACCCCGCTCCTCGTCGACGACGCCCACCTCAGGGCCGCCGACGGGCCCCGCCATTTCCACGCCGTGCGCGCCGTCTCGCGCTGCGTGGCCGCTCACCCGGGCCCCGTCCGTGCCGTGCGCTTCACCCGCACCTCCTTCTACCGGCAGGAGTACGCGCTCGAGCGCCTGATCGCCAGCCTCGCCGCCAAGAAGATCCAGGACCTCATCCTCTTCAACCGCCCCTGGCCGCTCGACATGCCGCTCCCCGACAGCATCCTCGGCTGTGCCTCCCTCACCCGCCTCTACATCGGCGTCTGGCGCTGGCGCTTCCCGGACACCACCGCCCTCCGGCCAGCCTTCCCCAACCTCGAAGAGCTCGGCCTTTTCCACTCCATCATCGAGGACAGGGAAGTCGACGCCTTGCTCGCGCACTGCCCCAAGCTGAAAATCCTCTCCTTTGCCATCGCGTACATTAGCAGTTCAATCCTCCGCATCAAGTCCAGCAGCCTCCGCGCCGTGATGGAATGGGGATGCAGCTTCGATGAAATCATTGTCGAGGATGCCCCCTGCCTGGAGCGCCTGCTCCTCCAAAGCATTTTCGACCGGAGGCCCGTCAAGATTGCCCACGCCCCTAGGCTGGAGGTGCTCGGCTACTTGGACCTTCAACTCCACGCTCTCGAGATTGGTGGTGTTGTCATCAGG GCTGGGATGAATGTGAGAGCTAGCGCCATGCTGCCAAGTTTGAAGATATTAGCTGTCAAGGTGCGACTTTCACACAACATGGAGGTCAAGATGCTGCACACCCTGCTCAGATGCTTTCCTCGCCTCGAGACACTTCACATCATG TCCATTCAATCCACTTCACCTGATGGTGTACATTCTGCTGAGTTCTGGGAGTCTCAGAGCTCTTGCGATTGCCTCGAATCACATCTGAAGACGCTCGTCCTCCACGGATTCCAGGGCCTGAACTGTGAGTTGTTGTTCCTCGGTTACATCTTGAAGAATGGGAAGGTGCTTAAGACGCTGGGAATGGTTTGTAGAGACAGTGATGACGTGGTATCGGAGGCAGGCCGGATGTCATGTTCTGTTGGCGAGGGCGATGCGCCATCAGGTGGAAGTAGTGGCAGTGATGATGTGGTAGTGGAGGGAGGCCCTGTCTCAGGTTCTGCTGGTGAGGGCAATGTGTCATCAGGTGGAAGCACTGGCAGCCATGATGTGGTGATGGAGGGAGGTCCCGTGTCAGGTTCCGTTAGTGAGGGCGATGCTCCATCAGGCGGAGGCACTGGCAGTGATGTTATTTACGTTTGCCCGGCCTCCCCTAGCTGGAGCTTTCAGAACGCCATTGACTTGTCAGTGGAGGATCCCTTCTGTGTGTTGAGGCGTGCCAGGGCCTGGAGGGCTTCTCGAGCTGAGGCATGA